A genomic segment from Bradyrhizobium sp. CB1015 encodes:
- the fdhF gene encoding formate dehydrogenase subunit alpha: MSLIEEIDYGTPRSKSTTMVTLTIDGREVTVPEGTSIMRAAMDAGHQIPKLCATDMVDAFGSCRLCLVEIEGRAGTPASCTTPVMNGLIVHTQTERLKQLRKGVMELYISDHPLDCLTCGANGDCELQDMAGAVGLRDVRYGYEGENHVFAKSHGCDNDHWMPKDESNPYFTYDPSKCIVCSRCVRACEEVQGTFALTISGRGFDSRVSPGMSESFLGSECVSCGACVQACPTATLTEKFVIEIGQPEHSVVTTCAYCGVGCAFKAEMRGEEVVRMVPYKDGKANRGHSCVKGRFAWGYTNHKERILKPMIRERIEDPWREVSWDEAFSFAAARMRGIQKTYGRDAIGGITSSRCTNEETYLVQKLIRAGFGNNNVDTCARVCHSPTGYGLATTFGTSAGTQDFDSVEHTDVVLVIGANPASAHPVFASRLKKRLRQGAKLIVIDPRRTEMVESPHVKALHLPLMPGTNVAVMTALAHVIVTEGLVNEAFVRERCDWSEFEEWAAFVAQPKNSPEATAILTGVNPKDLREAARTYATGGNGAIYYGLGVTEHSQGSTTVIAIANLTMATGNIGRPGVGVNPLRGQNNVQGSCDMGSFPHELPGYRHISGDAVRDQFEALWNVKLNPEPGLRIPNMFDAAVEGTFMGIYVQGEDILQSDPNTSHVVAALSAMECVIVHDLFLNETANYAHVFLPGSSFLEKDGTFTNAERRIQRVRKVMTPKNGLADWEVTIGLAKAMGFEMNYNHPSEIMDEIAALTPTFAGVSYAKLDELGSVQWPCNDKAPEGTPVMHIDGFVRGKGKFVVTEYVATDERTGPRFPLLLTTGRILSQYNVGAQTRRTENVVWHAEDRLEIHPHDAEQRGVRDGDWVRLTSRAGETTLRAEITDRVAPGVVYTTFHHPDTQANVITTDYSDWATNCPEYKVTAVQVSPSNGPSDWQKAYDAQARQSRRIVPAEAAE; encoded by the coding sequence ATGTCTCTGATCGAAGAAATCGACTACGGCACGCCGCGCTCCAAATCCACGACGATGGTGACGCTGACCATCGACGGCAGAGAGGTCACCGTGCCCGAGGGCACCTCGATCATGCGCGCCGCGATGGACGCGGGTCACCAGATCCCGAAGCTCTGCGCGACCGACATGGTCGACGCATTCGGCTCCTGCCGGCTCTGCCTCGTCGAGATCGAGGGCCGCGCCGGCACGCCGGCCTCCTGCACCACGCCTGTCATGAACGGCCTGATCGTGCACACCCAGACCGAGCGGCTGAAGCAGCTGCGCAAGGGCGTGATGGAGCTCTATATCTCCGACCATCCGCTCGACTGCCTCACCTGCGGCGCAAATGGCGATTGCGAATTGCAGGACATGGCCGGCGCCGTCGGCCTGCGCGACGTGCGCTACGGCTATGAGGGCGAGAACCACGTCTTCGCCAAGTCCCACGGCTGCGACAACGACCACTGGATGCCGAAGGACGAGTCCAACCCGTACTTCACCTATGATCCCTCCAAGTGCATCGTCTGCTCGCGCTGCGTCCGCGCCTGCGAGGAGGTGCAAGGCACCTTCGCGCTGACCATCTCCGGCCGCGGCTTCGACAGCCGCGTCTCGCCGGGCATGAGCGAGAGTTTTCTGGGCTCCGAATGCGTCTCCTGCGGCGCCTGCGTGCAGGCCTGCCCGACCGCGACGCTGACGGAGAAGTTCGTGATCGAGATCGGCCAGCCCGAGCATTCGGTGGTCACCACCTGCGCCTATTGCGGCGTCGGCTGTGCCTTCAAGGCGGAGATGCGCGGCGAGGAAGTGGTGCGCATGGTGCCCTACAAGGACGGCAAGGCCAATCGCGGGCATTCCTGCGTCAAGGGCCGCTTCGCCTGGGGTTACACCAACCACAAGGAACGCATCCTCAAACCCATGATCCGCGAAAGAATCGAGGATCCCTGGCGCGAAGTGTCGTGGGACGAGGCGTTCTCGTTTGCCGCCGCCAGGATGCGCGGCATCCAGAAGACATACGGCCGCGATGCCATCGGCGGCATCACCTCGTCCCGCTGCACCAATGAAGAGACCTATCTGGTGCAGAAGCTGATCCGCGCCGGCTTTGGCAACAACAATGTCGATACCTGCGCCCGCGTCTGTCATTCGCCGACGGGCTACGGCCTTGCCACCACCTTCGGCACCTCCGCCGGCACCCAGGATTTCGACTCGGTCGAGCACACCGACGTCGTGCTCGTCATCGGCGCCAACCCGGCGTCCGCCCATCCGGTGTTCGCTTCGCGCCTGAAGAAGCGGCTGCGCCAGGGCGCAAAGCTGATCGTGATCGATCCGCGGCGCACCGAGATGGTGGAATCACCGCATGTGAAGGCGCTGCACCTGCCCCTGATGCCCGGCACCAACGTCGCGGTCATGACCGCGCTGGCGCATGTCATCGTCACGGAAGGGCTCGTCAACGAAGCCTTCGTGCGCGAGCGCTGCGACTGGAGCGAGTTCGAGGAATGGGCCGCCTTCGTCGCCCAGCCGAAGAACAGCCCCGAAGCCACCGCCATCCTCACCGGCGTCAATCCGAAAGACCTGCGCGAAGCCGCCCGCACCTACGCCACCGGCGGCAACGGGGCGATCTATTACGGCCTCGGCGTCACCGAGCACAGCCAGGGCTCGACCACCGTGATCGCAATTGCCAACCTCACCATGGCGACCGGCAATATCGGCCGTCCCGGCGTCGGCGTGAACCCGCTGCGCGGCCAGAACAACGTCCAGGGCTCCTGTGACATGGGCTCGTTCCCGCACGAGCTGCCTGGCTACCGTCACATCTCCGGCGACGCCGTGCGCGACCAGTTCGAGGCGCTGTGGAACGTCAAGCTCAACCCCGAGCCGGGCCTTCGCATCCCCAACATGTTCGATGCCGCGGTCGAAGGCACCTTCATGGGGATCTACGTTCAGGGAGAGGACATCCTGCAATCCGACCCCAACACCAGCCACGTGGTTGCGGCGCTGTCGGCGATGGAATGCGTCATCGTCCACGACCTCTTCCTGAACGAGACCGCGAATTACGCCCACGTCTTCCTGCCCGGCTCGAGCTTCCTCGAGAAGGACGGCACCTTCACCAACGCCGAGCGCCGCATTCAGCGCGTCCGCAAGGTGATGACGCCGAAGAACGGCCTCGCCGACTGGGAAGTCACCATCGGCCTTGCCAAGGCCATGGGCTTCGAGATGAACTACAATCACCCTTCCGAGATCATGGACGAGATCGCGGCGCTGACCCCGACCTTCGCCGGCGTCTCCTATGCCAAGCTCGACGAGCTTGGTTCGGTGCAGTGGCCCTGCAACGACAAGGCGCCGGAGGGCACGCCGGTGATGCATATCGACGGCTTCGTTCGCGGCAAGGGCAAGTTCGTCGTCACCGAATATGTCGCGACCGACGAGCGCACCGGCCCGCGGTTCCCGCTGCTGCTCACCACGGGCCGCATCCTCAGCCAGTACAATGTCGGCGCGCAGACGCGGCGTACCGAGAACGTGGTCTGGCATGCCGAGGATCGCCTCGAAATCCACCCGCATGATGCCGAACAGCGCGGCGTGCGCGACGGCGACTGGGTGCGGCTGACGAGCCGCGCCGGCGAGACCACGCTGCGCGCGGAGATCACCGACCGCGTCGCGCCGGGCGTCGTCTACACCACCTTCCACCATCCGGACACGCAGGCGAACGTCATCACCACCGATTATTCAGACTGGGCGACCAACTGCCCCGAATACAAGGTCACGGCGGTGCAAGTCTCGCCCTCGAACGGCCCGTCCGACTGGCAAAAGGCCTATGACGCGCAGGCGCGGCAGTCCCGCCGCATCGTGCCGGCCGAAGCCGCGGAGTGA
- a CDS encoding NADH-quinone oxidoreductase subunit NuoF, whose translation MSMRVYVSRDAGAVAVGADEVALALEQAAAKRGVAIEIVRTGSRGMYWLEPLVEVATPQGRIAFGPVTEADVPSLLDALASNTPHLLRLGAADEIPWLKRQTRLTFARCGVIDPRSLDDYCAHGGYKGLARALSIGPDAILTEVTASGLRGRGGAGFPTGIKWKTVAQAKADRKFIVCNADEGDSGTFADRMIMEGDPFLVIEGMTIAGITVGATKGYIYIRSEYPHAVEAMNAAIQAAKRGGYLGDRIGGSTTSFDLEVRVGAGAYVCGEETSLLESLEGRRGIVRAKPPLPAHHGLFGKPTVINNVLSFAAIPFILAEGAKAYADFGMGRSRGTMPIQLAGNIRYGGLFETAFGVTLGELVDDIGGGTFTGRPVRAVQVGGPLGAYFPRALFDTPFDYEAFAARDGLIGHGGIVVFDDSVDMRRQARFAMEFCAVESCGKCTPCRIGSTRGVETIEKIINGERVDENIALVEDLCNTMKFGSLCALGGFTPYPVLSALKHFREDFAAVPTTLQAAE comes from the coding sequence ATGAGCATGCGTGTCTACGTCTCACGTGACGCCGGCGCGGTCGCCGTCGGTGCCGACGAGGTCGCCCTGGCGCTGGAGCAGGCCGCCGCCAAGCGTGGCGTTGCCATCGAGATCGTCAGGACCGGCTCGCGCGGAATGTACTGGCTGGAGCCGCTGGTCGAGGTCGCAACGCCGCAGGGACGCATCGCCTTCGGCCCCGTCACCGAGGCCGACGTGCCCTCGCTGCTCGACGCGCTCGCCAGCAACACGCCGCATCTCCTGCGGTTAGGGGCGGCGGACGAGATCCCCTGGCTGAAGCGCCAGACCCGCCTCACCTTCGCCCGCTGCGGCGTGATCGATCCGCGCTCGCTCGACGACTATTGCGCCCATGGCGGTTACAAGGGCCTCGCGCGGGCTCTGTCGATTGGCCCGGATGCGATCCTCACCGAAGTCACCGCATCGGGCCTGCGCGGCCGCGGCGGCGCCGGCTTCCCGACCGGGATCAAGTGGAAGACCGTCGCGCAGGCGAAGGCCGACCGCAAATTCATCGTCTGCAACGCCGACGAAGGCGACAGCGGCACCTTTGCCGACCGCATGATCATGGAAGGCGATCCCTTCCTGGTGATCGAGGGCATGACCATCGCCGGCATCACCGTCGGCGCGACCAAGGGCTACATCTACATCCGCAGCGAATATCCGCACGCGGTCGAGGCGATGAATGCTGCGATCCAGGCTGCCAAGCGCGGCGGTTACCTCGGCGACAGGATCGGGGGATCGACTACCAGCTTCGATCTCGAAGTGCGTGTCGGCGCCGGCGCCTATGTCTGCGGCGAGGAGACCTCGCTGCTGGAGAGCCTCGAAGGCCGTCGCGGCATCGTGCGTGCCAAGCCGCCGCTGCCGGCGCATCACGGCCTGTTCGGCAAGCCGACCGTCATCAACAACGTGCTGTCGTTTGCCGCGATCCCCTTCATCCTCGCTGAAGGCGCCAAGGCCTATGCCGATTTCGGCATGGGCCGCTCGCGCGGCACGATGCCGATCCAGCTCGCCGGCAACATCCGCTACGGAGGCTTGTTCGAAACCGCCTTCGGCGTGACGCTGGGCGAGCTCGTCGATGACATCGGTGGCGGCACCTTCACCGGCCGCCCGGTCCGCGCGGTGCAGGTCGGCGGTCCGCTCGGCGCCTATTTCCCCCGTGCCCTGTTCGACACGCCGTTCGACTACGAGGCCTTCGCCGCACGCGACGGCCTGATCGGCCACGGCGGCATCGTCGTGTTCGACGACAGCGTCGACATGCGCAGGCAGGCGCGCTTCGCCATGGAGTTCTGCGCAGTGGAATCCTGCGGCAAGTGCACGCCATGCCGGATCGGCTCGACCCGCGGCGTCGAGACCATCGAGAAGATCATCAACGGCGAGCGCGTCGATGAAAACATCGCGCTGGTCGAAGACCTCTGCAACACCATGAAATTCGGCTCGCTCTGTGCACTCGGCGGCTTCACCCCCTATCCCGTGCTCAGCGCGTTGAAGCACTTCCGGGAGGATTTCGCAGCCGTCCCGACCACGCTTCAGGCCGCGGAATAG
- a CDS encoding formate dehydrogenase subunit gamma, with the protein MTAVYEPWNEARGAEIIAEHANREGATLVILHALQEAFGYVPEAAIPMVAKGLNLSRAEVHGVFTFYHDFRHKPAGRHVLKLCRAEACQAAGGDALAARAEAKLGVTLGNTTADDRVTLEPIYCLGLCATAPSAMLDGRLIGRLDPKRLDALVAEAQR; encoded by the coding sequence ATGACAGCGGTTTATGAGCCTTGGAATGAGGCGCGCGGCGCCGAGATCATCGCCGAACATGCCAACCGAGAGGGCGCGACACTGGTCATCCTGCATGCGCTTCAAGAGGCGTTCGGCTACGTGCCGGAGGCGGCGATCCCCATGGTGGCGAAAGGGCTCAACCTGTCGCGAGCCGAAGTCCATGGCGTGTTCACCTTCTATCATGATTTCCGCCACAAACCCGCCGGACGCCATGTGCTGAAGCTGTGCCGCGCCGAGGCCTGCCAGGCTGCCGGCGGCGATGCGCTGGCTGCGCGGGCGGAAGCGAAGCTTGGCGTCACGCTCGGCAACACCACGGCCGACGATCGCGTGACGCTGGAGCCGATCTACTGCCTCGGCCTGTGCGCGACCGCGCCATCCGCGATGCTCGACGGCCGGCTGATCGGCCGGCTCGACCCTAAGCGCCTCGATGCGCTGGTTGCGGAGGCGCAGCGATGA
- a CDS encoding LysR family transcriptional regulator, with the protein MIDKLELLLALAKERHFGRAAEACGVTQPTMSTGLKQLEEILGVMLVQRGSRFQGFTPEGERALDWARRIVGDARAMRDEINGLKHQLSGEIRIAAIPTVLGMVAALTTPFRAKHPEVRFRIQSTTSSEVLGLLENLEVDAGLTYIENEPIGKVRTIPLYNESYRLLTAPDAMFGDRETVTWTEVGQVPLCLLTPDMQNRRIIDRALRSVGAEATPTLTSNSLLVLFTHVKTGRWASVMPAKLAETLGLSDTVRSIPIVDPEVNYSIGMVIPQRDPMTPLIAALVNVAREVAPTLQL; encoded by the coding sequence TTGATCGACAAGCTCGAACTATTGCTGGCGCTGGCGAAGGAGCGGCATTTCGGCCGCGCGGCCGAAGCCTGCGGCGTGACGCAACCGACGATGTCGACCGGGCTCAAGCAGCTCGAGGAAATTCTCGGCGTGATGCTGGTCCAGCGCGGCTCGCGCTTTCAGGGATTTACCCCTGAAGGCGAGCGGGCGCTCGACTGGGCGCGGCGGATCGTCGGCGATGCCCGCGCCATGCGCGACGAGATCAACGGGCTGAAGCATCAGCTCTCCGGCGAGATCCGCATCGCGGCGATTCCGACCGTGCTCGGCATGGTCGCCGCGCTGACGACGCCGTTCCGCGCCAAGCATCCCGAGGTGCGCTTCCGCATCCAGTCCACCACCTCGTCCGAGGTGCTCGGGCTGCTCGAAAATCTCGAGGTCGATGCGGGGCTGACCTATATCGAGAACGAGCCGATCGGCAAGGTGCGCACCATCCCGCTCTACAACGAGAGCTATCGCCTCTTGACCGCGCCGGACGCGATGTTCGGCGACCGCGAGACGGTGACCTGGACCGAGGTCGGGCAGGTGCCGCTGTGCCTCTTGACGCCCGACATGCAGAACCGCCGCATCATCGACCGCGCACTGCGATCGGTCGGCGCGGAGGCGACACCGACGCTGACGTCGAACTCGCTGCTGGTGCTGTTCACCCACGTCAAGACCGGGCGCTGGGCCAGCGTGATGCCGGCCAAGCTCGCCGAGACGCTCGGCCTGTCCGACACCGTGCGATCGATTCCGATCGTCGACCCCGAGGTCAATTACAGCATCGGCATGGTGATCCCGCAGCGCGATCCCATGACGCCGCTGATCGCAGCGCTGGTCAACGTCGCGCGCGAAGTCGCGCCGACGCTGCAATTGTAG
- a CDS encoding PAS domain-containing sensor histidine kinase gives MSRADAANACVQSDSIKGLAQSIAKPAYHRLLIAEPALRRAVPTLIIAFLITICLGAFVQVVDQTRQKRLVIRHDISALADLLAERIDRLTSVRQERLKSIESLPTLLPDLIPSWATASGRHVIVTSAGIDRRILARIPADSDPSGNDRLLDAITTAQLIAAPPRDGNIADMTLPSGNAAMATSRQIKSLPGFVTVIQERNEPIWGSDAALSVTLSATTGFVVLILGFAFHWQSTRAREGDLINDAVRGRIDTALNRGRCGLWDWDLSRGRIFWSQSMFSMLGLDGRHELLTFGEVNALVKSDDIDLFAIADQLISEKIDHIDQTFRMQHVDGHWIWLRVRCEKTRGATDSSVHLIGIAVDITEQKSLAEKTVEADLRLRDAIETIPEAFVLWDASDRLVLCNSHFQRLHKLPDTAVIPGTSYETVLEVGRMPEVRTRHNETAAQGPGARTFEAQLDDGSWLHISERRTKDGGYVSVGTDITRIKEHEQKLVDNDLRLRATVIDLKRSQAALERQAVELADLAEKYQREKTRAEEANQTKSKFLANMSHELRTPLNAIIGFSEIMGSGMFGELGSEKYQEYCQDILTSGHYLLEVINDILDMSKIEAGRMKLDMEELDLSQTLAESLRVVTGRAQDKHLTLDADIAKSISVVADRRATKQIIVNLLSNAVKFTPDGGRVVVRSRQLDDRIVLMIADTGIGIAPHSLARLGRPFEQVESQLTKTYHGSGLGLAIARSLAQLHGGSMRLRSKIDVGTVVRVTLPRDAIKAASGISAAA, from the coding sequence ATGTCGCGTGCAGACGCCGCGAACGCGTGCGTCCAATCCGATTCGATCAAGGGATTGGCGCAATCGATCGCGAAACCTGCCTATCATCGGCTCTTGATAGCGGAGCCGGCGCTTCGTCGCGCCGTGCCGACGCTCATTATCGCCTTCCTGATCACGATCTGCCTTGGCGCCTTCGTGCAGGTGGTCGATCAGACGCGGCAGAAGCGGCTGGTGATCCGCCACGACATTTCGGCGCTTGCCGACCTGCTCGCCGAGCGCATCGACCGCCTCACCTCGGTTCGTCAGGAGCGGCTCAAGAGCATCGAGAGCCTGCCGACGCTGCTGCCCGATCTCATTCCGTCCTGGGCCACGGCCTCCGGCCGCCACGTCATCGTCACCTCCGCCGGCATCGACCGCCGCATCCTCGCCCGCATCCCGGCCGACAGCGACCCCTCAGGCAACGACCGCCTGCTCGATGCGATCACCACCGCGCAGCTGATCGCGGCGCCGCCGCGTGACGGCAACATCGCCGACATGACGCTGCCGAGCGGCAACGCGGCGATGGCGACCTCGCGGCAGATCAAGTCGCTGCCCGGCTTCGTCACCGTGATCCAGGAGCGCAACGAGCCGATCTGGGGATCGGACGCCGCGCTCTCGGTGACGCTGTCGGCGACCACGGGGTTCGTCGTCCTGATCCTCGGCTTCGCCTTCCACTGGCAGTCTACCCGCGCCCGCGAAGGCGACCTCATCAACGACGCCGTGCGCGGCCGGATCGACACCGCGCTCAACCGCGGCCGCTGCGGGCTGTGGGACTGGGATCTGTCGCGCGGCCGGATCTTCTGGTCGCAGTCGATGTTCTCGATGCTCGGCCTCGACGGCCGTCACGAGCTCCTCACCTTCGGCGAGGTCAACGCGCTGGTGAAGTCCGACGACATTGACCTGTTCGCGATCGCCGACCAGCTCATCTCCGAGAAGATCGACCACATCGACCAGACCTTCCGCATGCAGCATGTCGACGGCCACTGGATCTGGCTCCGCGTGCGCTGCGAGAAGACCCGCGGCGCGACCGATTCCAGCGTGCACCTGATCGGGATCGCCGTCGACATCACCGAGCAGAAGAGCCTCGCCGAGAAGACGGTGGAAGCCGACCTTCGCCTGCGCGACGCGATCGAGACCATTCCGGAGGCCTTCGTGCTGTGGGATGCGAGCGACCGCCTGGTGCTCTGCAACTCGCACTTCCAGCGCCTGCACAAGCTGCCCGACACCGCCGTCATTCCCGGCACCTCCTACGAAACCGTGCTCGAGGTCGGCCGCATGCCGGAGGTGCGCACCCGCCATAACGAGACCGCTGCCCAAGGCCCGGGCGCACGTACCTTCGAGGCGCAGCTCGACGACGGCAGCTGGCTGCACATCAGCGAGCGCCGCACCAAGGACGGCGGCTACGTCTCGGTCGGCACCGACATCACCCGCATCAAGGAGCACGAGCAGAAGCTGGTCGACAACGATCTGCGCCTGCGCGCCACCGTCATCGACCTCAAGCGTTCGCAGGCCGCGCTGGAGCGCCAGGCGGTCGAGCTCGCCGACCTCGCCGAGAAGTATCAGCGCGAGAAGACCCGCGCCGAGGAAGCCAACCAGACCAAGTCGAAATTCCTCGCCAATATGAGCCACGAGCTGCGCACGCCGCTCAATGCCATCATCGGCTTCTCCGAGATCATGGGTTCGGGCATGTTCGGCGAGCTCGGCAGCGAGAAGTACCAGGAATATTGCCAGGACATCCTGACCAGCGGCCATTATCTGCTCGAGGTCATCAACGACATCCTCGACATGTCCAAGATCGAGGCCGGCCGCATGAAGCTCGACATGGAAGAGCTCGACCTCTCGCAGACGCTGGCGGAATCCTTGCGGGTCGTCACCGGCCGCGCGCAGGACAAGCACCTGACGTTAGATGCCGACATCGCAAAATCCATCTCGGTCGTCGCCGACCGCCGTGCCACCAAGCAGATCATCGTCAACCTGCTCTCCAACGCCGTGAAGTTCACGCCGGACGGCGGACGCGTCGTGGTGCGCAGCCGGCAGCTCGACGACAGGATCGTGCTGATGATCGCCGACACCGGCATCGGCATCGCGCCGCATTCGCTGGCGCGGCTCGGGCGCCCCTTCGAGCAGGTCGAGAGCCAGCTCACCAAGACCTATCACGGCTCGGGCCTCGGCCTTGCCATCGCCCGCTCGCTGGCGCAGCTCCATGGCGGCTCGATGCGCCTGCGCTCGAAGATCGACGTCGGCACGGTGGTCCGCGTGACCTTGCCCCGCGACGCGATCAAGGCGGCGTCGGGGATATCGGCTGCGGCTTGA
- a CDS encoding cation-efflux pump, translating into MTSQHNKTSVAAISIFASGGMAAAKFVVGIAIGSLALISEALHSSIDLVATIITWAVVRVSDKPADEEHHYGHGKLESVSALGVTALLYVLAGGILVEAYSRLREGTPPPTISAVPFVVLVIDIAVNLWRARALHRAARETGSQALAADALHFASDVMGSCAVIVGLILAGLGFWWGDAAAAAAVAVMIAALGLRMAGSTVQTLVDRAPEGAQEKAKAAIRGVPGVIDVERLRVRMVGATTFIDTIAKVPRTYPIDRVEDIKRNAQAAVAKAFGDADLTFAAAPVARDNETVRDRIMVIARNSGLAVHHVTVHDLGAKLIVGIDLEVDADMQLEAAHDIANTLERNIQEEFGEDVEVDVHIEPLEPELPFGVDAAPERVQTIAAALAEFAGEGEIHDIHNVRVRNTDAGEIVNFHCRAAPSMSVIKVHEHVDAIERALRRAFPSVKRVISHAEPPRA; encoded by the coding sequence GCTCGCTGGCGCTGATCTCCGAGGCCCTGCATTCCTCGATCGACCTGGTCGCGACCATCATCACCTGGGCGGTGGTGCGGGTCTCCGACAAGCCCGCGGACGAGGAGCACCATTACGGCCACGGCAAGCTGGAAAGCGTCTCCGCGCTCGGGGTCACCGCCCTGCTCTACGTGCTCGCCGGCGGCATCCTGGTCGAGGCCTATAGCCGGCTGCGCGAGGGAACCCCGCCGCCGACCATCTCGGCCGTGCCGTTCGTCGTGCTGGTGATCGATATCGCCGTCAATCTCTGGCGCGCCCGCGCCCTGCATCGTGCCGCGCGGGAGACGGGGAGCCAGGCGCTGGCGGCGGACGCACTGCATTTCGCCTCGGACGTGATGGGCTCCTGCGCCGTGATCGTGGGCCTGATCCTGGCTGGGCTCGGCTTCTGGTGGGGCGACGCCGCGGCGGCCGCAGCGGTTGCCGTGATGATCGCAGCGCTCGGCCTGCGCATGGCGGGCTCGACCGTGCAGACGCTGGTCGATCGCGCCCCCGAAGGCGCGCAGGAGAAGGCCAAAGCCGCGATCCGCGGCGTGCCGGGCGTGATCGACGTCGAACGCTTGCGCGTGCGCATGGTCGGAGCGACCACGTTCATCGACACCATCGCGAAGGTGCCGCGGACTTATCCGATCGACCGGGTCGAGGACATCAAGCGCAACGCGCAGGCCGCCGTCGCCAAGGCTTTCGGCGATGCCGACCTCACCTTCGCCGCAGCGCCGGTCGCACGCGACAACGAAACCGTGCGCGACCGCATCATGGTGATCGCGCGCAATTCCGGACTCGCCGTCCACCACGTCACTGTGCACGATCTCGGCGCCAAGCTGATCGTCGGCATCGACCTCGAAGTCGATGCCGACATGCAGCTCGAGGCCGCCCACGACATCGCCAACACGCTGGAGCGCAACATCCAGGAGGAGTTCGGCGAGGACGTCGAGGTCGACGTTCACATCGAGCCGTTGGAACCGGAACTGCCGTTCGGCGTCGATGCCGCGCCCGAGAGGGTGCAGACCATCGCCGCCGCACTGGCCGAGTTCGCCGGCGAAGGCGAGATCCACGACATCCACAATGTGCGGGTCCGCAACACCGACGCCGGCGAGATCGTCAACTTCCACTGCCGCGCGGCACCGTCGATGAGCGTGATCAAGGTGCACGAGCATGTCGACGCGATCGAGCGCGCGTTGCGGCGCGCGTTCCCGAGCGTGAAGCGCGTCATCAGCCACGCCGAGCCGCCGCGGGCGTGA